One window from the genome of Streptomyces sp. NBC_00708 encodes:
- a CDS encoding GntR family transcriptional regulator produces MGTTQLETVQEPKYWHLKTVLSEALDSDFAVGEILPNERELAARFGVARATLRQALEQLELEGRLHRRRGVGTTVAPPRVGVAVSTARNDWNEGGNGESWQPVDCESAPAPAAVAATLNVGAEEPLHIVRRIRTSHGQVVAAELLYVPSSSVPDLSGIDAPTGAARARNVVRELHRLGLDGQDRSVELGSARADDAKELDRLPGAPVLVVTTRYLAAGGTAAVSIATYRADTCRLTFGDSGDLEISHPGQERQAS; encoded by the coding sequence GTGGGGACCACGCAGCTGGAAACGGTGCAGGAGCCGAAGTACTGGCACCTCAAGACCGTGCTCAGTGAGGCACTCGACTCGGACTTTGCGGTGGGGGAGATCCTTCCCAACGAGCGCGAGCTCGCCGCCCGGTTCGGCGTCGCTCGGGCCACGCTCCGGCAGGCTCTGGAACAGCTCGAACTCGAAGGCAGGCTGCACCGCCGCCGCGGCGTCGGGACCACGGTCGCCCCGCCTCGCGTGGGCGTGGCCGTCTCCACGGCCCGGAACGACTGGAACGAGGGCGGGAACGGCGAATCCTGGCAGCCGGTGGACTGCGAGAGCGCCCCCGCCCCGGCCGCCGTCGCCGCGACGCTGAACGTCGGCGCCGAGGAGCCCCTGCACATCGTGCGCCGCATCCGGACGAGCCACGGCCAGGTGGTCGCGGCGGAGCTGCTCTACGTGCCGTCGTCCTCGGTGCCCGATCTGTCCGGCATAGACGCCCCGACCGGCGCGGCCCGCGCCCGCAACGTCGTGCGCGAACTGCACCGCCTCGGCCTCGACGGCCAGGACCGCTCCGTCGAGCTGGGCTCCGCCCGCGCCGACGACGCCAAGGAACTGGACCGGCTTCCCGGCGCCCCCGTCCTCGTGGTCACCACCCGCTACCTTGCCGCGGGCGGCACGGCGGCGGTCTCGATCGCCACGTACCGGGCCGACACCTGCCGCCTCACCTTCGGGGACTCGGGCGACCTGGAGATCAGCCACCCCGGGCAGGAGCGCCAGGCGTCCTGA